A stretch of Opisthocomus hoazin isolate bOpiHoa1 chromosome 36, bOpiHoa1.hap1, whole genome shotgun sequence DNA encodes these proteins:
- the LOC142365349 gene encoding uncharacterized protein LOC142365349: MGTAEEESVGAAAALRSLSLRRSHLEPILRAGEPVTTLGRTCPSSAPSSRLRSVAAKAKLLQQCLLGGSATGEPVCGGLGPVCATQRSDLGVMCRQGEGRSVWRAGMAAIPEPGLLSAPVSRPAAVTATSMAPGPASGTELVPRTVCCGSARAVPLPADAQGRSRRGLIQHGGQGGSGAGAVEDTALPGGSCAGARAPGQSWGVVRTLPPCTRFCSQRGNRGWGATKPYRFLLTCRVGRSCQAKIKNFP; encoded by the exons ATGGG AACAGCCGAGGAGGAGTCTGTCGGAGCAGCTGCCGCCCTGCGTTCGCTGTCCCTGCGGAGAAGCCACCTCGAGCCCATTCTCAGAGCCGGCGAGCCAGTGACCACGCTTGGGCGGACGTGCCCGTCCTCAGCCCCCTCCTCGCGCTTGCGCTCGGTGGCAGCGAAAGCCAAACTCCTCCAGCAGTGCCTGCTCGGTGGGTCAGCTACGGGAGAGCCGGTCTGCGGGGGGCTGGGACCAGTCTGTGCGACTCAGAGAAGTGACCTGGGTGTGATGTGCAGGCAGGGCGAAGGAAGGAGTGTGtggagagcaggaatggcggccatccccgagccggggctgctctcagccccggtGTCACGGCCCGCAGCTGTCACCGCCACCTCGATggcacctggccctgccagcgggacggagctggtgccgaggactgtgtgctgcggctctgcccgcgccgtcccgctccccgctgaTGCCCAGGGACGATCCCGTAGGGGTCTCATCCAGCATGGCGGCCAGGGAGGGAGTGGGGCTGGTGCTGTGGAGGAtacggccctgcccggcgggagctgcgctgGTGCCCGAgcacccgggcagagctggggggttgtgcgaaccctccctccctgcacccgtttctgctctcagagagggaacagagggtggggggcaacaaagccatacagattcttgttgacatgtcgtgttggaaggagctgtcaggcaaaaatcaaaaactttccataa